The Medicago truncatula cultivar Jemalong A17 chromosome 4, MtrunA17r5.0-ANR, whole genome shotgun sequence genome includes a region encoding these proteins:
- the LOC120580136 gene encoding malate dehydrogenase, chloroplastic: protein MAAAASATFTIGTTQTGRSLPQSSPFGLKFNSQVNFNTFSGLKAMPSLRCDSESSFSGKETCAALRATFAPKAQKENQNLTRNLQPQASYKVAVLGAAGGIGQPLALLIKMSPLVSDLHLYDIANVKGVAADISHCNTPSKVLDFTGASELANCLKGVDVVVIPAGVPRKPGMTRDDLFNINAGIVRDLVTAVADNCPNAFIHIISNPVNSTVPIAAEILKQKGVYDPKKLFGVSTLDVVRANTFVAQRKNLRLIDVDVPVVGGHAGITILPLLSKTKPSASFTDEEIEELTVRIQNAGTEVVEAKAGAGSATLSMAYAAARFVESSLRALDGDADVYECSFVQSDLTDLPFFASRVKIGRKGVEALIPTDLQGLSEYEQKALEALKPELKASIEKGVAFAQKQTVAA from the coding sequence ATGGCAGCAGCAGCATCAGCTACATTTACTATTGGAACCACCCAAACAGGGAGGTCACTTCCTCAATCAAGTCCTTTTGGTTTGAAATTCAATTCCCAGGTTAATTTCAACACCTTCTCTGGCCTCAAAGCCATGCCATCTCTCAGATGTGACTCTGAATCATCTTTCTCTGGCAAAGAAACTTGTGCCGCTCTGCGTGCAACTTTTGCACCCAAAGCTCAAAAGGAAAATCAAAACCTCACCCGCAATTTGCAGCCTCAGGCATCCTACAAAGTAGCGGTTCTCGGTGCTGCAGGAGGGATTGGTCAACCACTGGCACTTCTCATCAAGATGTCGCCTTTGGTTTCCGACCTGCATCTCTATGATATCGCAAATGTTAAGGGAGTTGCTGCTGATATCAGTCACTGCAACACTCCTTCAAAGGTTTTGGATTTCACAGGTGCTTCTGAGTTAGCAAATTGTTTGAAAGGCGTCGATGTTGTTGTTATACCTGCTGGTGTTCCTAGGAAGCCCGGCATGACTCGTGATGACCTTTTCAACATCAATGCTGGTATAGTCAGGGACTTGGTCACTGCCGTTGCAGATAATTGCCCCAATGCTTTTATTCATATTATCAGTAATCCAGTGAACTCTACAGTTCCTATTGCCGCTGAAATTCTTAAACAGAAGGGTGTCTATGATCCTAAGAAGCTCTTTGGTGTTTCTACACTTGATGTTGTGAGGGCAAACACATTTGTTGCTCAGAGGAAGAACCTGAGGTTGATTGATGTGGATGTTCCAGTTGTTGGAGGTCATGCCGGGATTACAATTCTTCCTCTCTTGTCAAAGACAAAACCCTCAGCGAGTTTCACTGATGAAGAAATTGAGGAGCTAACTGTCAGGATTCAAAATGCTGGAACTGAGGTTGTTGAGGCAAAGGCTGGTGCAGGGTCTGCTACTTTGTCAATGGCTTATGCAGCAGCAAGATTTGTTGAATCATCTCTTCGTGCACTTGACGGAGACGCTGATGTGTATGAGTGCTCATTCGTACAGTCAGATCTGACCGACCTTCCTTTTTTTGCTTCAAGGGTGAAGATTGGTAGGAAAGGAGTCGAGGCTTTAATTCCAACTGATCTCCAAGGATTGAGTGAGTATGAGCAGAAGGCTTTGGAAGCACTTAAGCCAGAACTTAAGGCCAGCATCGAGAAGGGGGTTGCTTTTGCTCAAAAGCAAACTGTTGCTGCttag